From Azotosporobacter soli, the proteins below share one genomic window:
- a CDS encoding IS1182 family transposase has product MYEKKDRSQQSQIEFFCLEDLVPKDHILRDIERAIDFRFIYDEVDGLYSDSERGKPGIDPVSLFKIVLIQYLFGIRSMRQTMKEIEVNMAYRWFIGYGLTEKVPHFSTFGKNYTRRFQGSDVFERIFMRILYEAVNCGFIDASSVFIDGTHIKARANKKKSAKVFVPIPAKQYQDELNAEIQADRENHGKKRLKDKDDDENPPQGKTITQSTTDPESGLFHKGEHEKCFAYVTNTACDRHNFILGYEVAAGNVNDSRLFDELYERVVSYFPETETVAVDAGYKTPWIMKQIIDSGRIPVVPYKRPMTKEGFFKKYEYVYDEYYECMICPGNQALGYSTTNREGYQEYKSDAKQCKVCPHLEQCTQSKAHQKQVQRHVWESYLELADEYRHMPIYRDIYKLRSQTIERVFADAKEKHAMRYTQLRGLQKVKMQVTLTFACMNLKKLATWKKRRGILPPVFQRFFEKLRFCSENWITEIEKCTLRFA; this is encoded by the coding sequence ATGTACGAGAAAAAAGATCGAAGTCAACAAAGCCAAATTGAATTCTTCTGCTTAGAAGATTTAGTACCGAAAGATCATATATTACGAGACATTGAACGAGCCATCGATTTTCGCTTCATCTACGACGAAGTCGACGGTTTATATAGCGACTCCGAACGAGGCAAACCAGGAATTGATCCGGTGAGTCTGTTTAAGATCGTACTGATTCAATACCTGTTCGGCATTCGTAGCATGCGTCAAACCATGAAAGAAATTGAAGTAAATATGGCTTACCGCTGGTTTATCGGATACGGCCTTACCGAAAAAGTCCCGCACTTTTCAACCTTCGGCAAGAATTATACCCGGCGTTTTCAAGGAAGCGATGTGTTTGAGCGGATCTTTATGCGCATCCTGTACGAAGCAGTAAACTGCGGTTTCATTGATGCAAGTTCCGTATTCATTGACGGAACCCATATCAAAGCACGAGCCAACAAAAAGAAAAGCGCAAAAGTGTTTGTGCCGATTCCGGCCAAGCAATATCAAGATGAACTGAATGCGGAAATTCAAGCCGATCGCGAAAACCATGGCAAGAAACGGTTAAAAGATAAAGACGACGATGAAAATCCGCCGCAAGGTAAAACCATCACGCAAAGTACGACGGATCCGGAAAGCGGCTTGTTTCATAAAGGCGAGCATGAAAAATGCTTTGCCTACGTAACCAACACGGCTTGTGACCGGCATAACTTCATATTAGGATACGAAGTCGCAGCGGGCAATGTTAATGACAGTCGATTGTTTGATGAACTGTATGAACGAGTCGTCAGTTATTTCCCTGAAACCGAAACCGTTGCCGTCGATGCGGGCTACAAAACGCCCTGGATTATGAAACAAATTATCGACAGTGGCCGAATTCCTGTCGTTCCCTACAAGCGTCCTATGACAAAAGAAGGGTTCTTCAAGAAATATGAATACGTATATGATGAATATTATGAATGCATGATTTGCCCTGGCAACCAGGCGCTTGGCTACAGTACGACGAATCGTGAAGGATATCAAGAATATAAAAGCGATGCAAAACAATGCAAAGTGTGTCCGCATTTAGAGCAATGCACGCAGAGCAAAGCGCATCAAAAGCAAGTCCAAAGGCATGTATGGGAATCCTATCTGGAACTTGCTGATGAGTATCGGCACATGCCGATATATCGCGATATTTACAAATTGCGCTCGCAAACAATTGAGCGTGTCTTTGCAGATGCAAAAGAAAAGCATGCAATGCGCTATACGCAACTGCGTGGCCTGCAGAAAGTGAAAATGCAGGTGACGCTTACTTTTGCATGCATGAATCTGAAAAAACTGGCGACCTGGAAGAAACGCAGGGGTATATTACCGCCTGTTTTTCAACGTTTTTTCGAAAAACTGCGTTTTTGCAGTGAAAATTGGATAACTGAAATTGAAAAATGCACCTTACGCTTTGCGTAA